One part of the Mesorhizobium sp. M4B.F.Ca.ET.058.02.1.1 genome encodes these proteins:
- a CDS encoding Lrp/AsnC ligand binding domain-containing protein, with translation MDDLDRIDRSLLRLLQEDGRRTTLDLARRVGLSPTGASQRIRRLFSEGFIRAVRAVLDPAKIGKAQLVFIEVRLDHTAPHVFDRFAEAVLRAPEIIECHMVVGGFDYLVKARIADMAMFQDFLQRVILPLPGVRETHTYASIANVKPDALLPI, from the coding sequence ATGGACGATCTCGACCGTATCGACCGCTCGTTGCTGCGTTTGTTGCAGGAGGATGGCCGCCGCACCACGCTCGACCTCGCCCGCCGGGTCGGGCTGTCGCCGACGGGCGCCTCGCAGCGCATCAGGCGGCTGTTCAGCGAAGGCTTCATCCGGGCGGTGCGGGCCGTCCTCGACCCGGCCAAGATCGGCAAGGCGCAACTTGTCTTCATCGAGGTTCGGCTCGACCATACAGCGCCGCATGTCTTCGACCGCTTCGCCGAGGCTGTGTTGCGGGCGCCCGAGATCATCGAATGCCACATGGTGGTTGGCGGCTTCGACTACCTGGTCAAGGCGCGCATCGCCGACATGGCAATGTTCCAGGATTTCCTGCAGCGGGTCATCCTGCCGCTGCCGGGGGTCCGGGAAACGCACACCTACGCTTCGATCGCCAATGTGAAACCCGACGCCTTGTTGCCGATCTGA
- a CDS encoding MFS transporter — protein sequence MSSIRPLIPLLIAAGILLGGNGLQGTLIALRGAQEGFSAPVIGLMGTFYFAGFLLGCLAVTRILKAVGHVRTFSALAATASAGTLLLVLVIDPIMWCAVRFAGGFCFAGLFTVMEAWLNSGVTNKDRARVLAIYRMVDIGSVTSAQFLIPIFGAGGFAIFAIMSMMITLSLVPVSLGDRSNPTPPEDVKLDLPRVWRISPLGSIGCIAVGVTNSAFRTLSPVYAEQIGMSVADVVTFVSVGIFGGALIQYPLGYLSDRRDRRSVLLATTCCAMVAALALVFVAGADPFLNFVIVFIFGSFAMPLFSLSAAHANDRADKGEFVLINAALMLFYSFGAIGGPFAASAAMQYFGPGALFVFSAVVYAVLILVILYRMQVRSGVPADRRSPFTALLRTSTVFARLARRSGDSDGSSEP from the coding sequence ATGTCCTCGATCCGCCCGCTTATCCCGCTCCTCATTGCCGCCGGTATCCTGCTCGGCGGCAATGGACTGCAGGGCACGCTGATCGCGCTGCGCGGCGCGCAGGAGGGCTTTTCCGCCCCCGTCATCGGCCTTATGGGCACTTTCTATTTCGCCGGCTTCCTGCTCGGCTGCCTGGCCGTTACCCGCATCCTGAAGGCAGTCGGCCATGTCAGGACCTTCTCGGCGCTCGCCGCCACCGCCTCGGCCGGCACGCTGCTGCTTGTGCTGGTCATCGATCCTATCATGTGGTGCGCGGTGCGCTTTGCCGGCGGGTTCTGCTTCGCCGGCCTGTTCACCGTGATGGAAGCCTGGCTCAACTCCGGCGTCACCAACAAGGACCGCGCGCGCGTGCTTGCCATCTACCGCATGGTCGACATCGGCTCGGTCACCAGCGCGCAGTTCCTGATCCCGATCTTCGGCGCCGGCGGCTTTGCCATCTTCGCCATCATGTCGATGATGATCACGCTGTCGCTGGTGCCGGTCTCGCTCGGCGACCGCTCCAACCCGACGCCGCCGGAAGACGTCAAGCTCGACCTGCCGCGCGTCTGGCGCATCTCGCCGCTCGGCTCGATCGGCTGCATCGCGGTCGGCGTCACCAATAGCGCCTTCCGCACGCTCTCGCCCGTCTATGCCGAGCAGATCGGCATGTCGGTCGCCGATGTCGTGACCTTCGTCAGCGTCGGCATCTTCGGCGGCGCTCTCATCCAGTATCCGCTCGGCTATCTCTCCGACCGCCGGGACCGGCGCTCGGTGCTGCTGGCGACAACCTGCTGCGCCATGGTGGCGGCATTGGCACTGGTGTTCGTGGCCGGCGCCGACCCATTCCTCAACTTCGTCATCGTCTTCATCTTCGGCAGTTTCGCCATGCCGCTCTTTTCGCTGTCCGCGGCGCATGCCAACGACCGCGCCGACAAGGGCGAGTTCGTGCTGATCAACGCGGCGCTGATGCTGTTCTACTCCTTCGGCGCCATCGGCGGCCCGTTCGCGGCCTCGGCGGCGATGCAATATTTCGGACCGGGCGCCCTGTTTGTGTTCAGCGCCGTCGTCTATGCGGTGCTGATCCTCGTCATCCTCTACCGCATGCAGGTGCGCTCCGGCGTGCCGGCCGACAGACGCAGCCCTTTCACCGCGCTCTTGCGCACATCGACGGTGTTCGCGCG